The sequence below is a genomic window from Lelliottia sp. JS-SCA-14.
TCCTCGGTAACACCTTCCACCTGTGGCTGCGCCCGGGCCAGGAAGTGATGAAACTGCACGGCGACCTGCATGATTTCATGCAGTGGAAAGGTCCTATTCTGACCGACTCCGGCGGCTTCCAGGTGTTCAGCCTCGGCGATATCCGTAAGATCACCGAACAGGGCGTGCACTTCCGTAACCCGATTAACGGCGATCCGATCTTCCTCGATCCTGAAAAATCCATGGAAATTCAGTACGATCTCGGTTCCGACATCGTGATGATCTTCGACGAATGTACGCCATATCCTGCGGACTGGGATTACGCGAAGCGTTCGATGGAGATGTCTCTGCGTTGGGCAAAACGTAGCCGTGACCGCTTTGACGGGCTGGAAAACAAAAATGCGCTGTTCGGCATTATCCAGGGCAGTGTTTACGAAGATTTACGTGATATCTCTGTTAAAGGTCTGGTAGAGATAGGTTTTGATGGCTACGCTGTCGGCGGTTTGGCTGTGGGTGAGCCGAAGGAAGACATGCACCGTATTCTGGAGCATGTTTGCCCGCAAATCCCTGCGGATAAACCACGATACCTGATGGGCGTGGGTAAACCAGAAGATCTGGTTGAAGGTGTGCGCCGCGGCATCGATATGTTCGACTGCGTCATGCCAACCCGCAACGCGCGTAACGGCCACCTGTTTGTGACCGACGGTGTGGTGAAAATCCGTAACGCGAAGCATAAAAATGACACCAGCACGCTGGATGCAGAGTGTGATTGTTATACCTGTCGTCACTATTCTCGCGCATATTTGTATCATCTTGATCGTTGCAATGAGATTTTAGGCGCGCGTCTCAATACCATTCATAACCTTCGTTATTATCAGCGCTTAATGGCTGGTTTACGTAAGGCTATCGAAGAGGGTAAATTAGAGAGCTTCGTGACTGATTTTTACCAACGTCAGGGTCGTGATGTTCCACCTTTGAACGTTGACTAATTTAATAATGAGGGAATTTGAATGAGCTTTTTTATTTCTGATGCGGTAGCAGCAACTGGCGCTCCGTCGCAGGGCAGCCCGATGTCTCTGATTCTGATGCTGGTGGTGTTTGGTCTGATCTTCTACTTCATGATCCTGCGCCCACAGCAGAAACGTACCAAAGAACACAAAAACCTGATGAACTCCATCGCGAAAGGCGATGAAGTGCTGACCAATGGCGGTCTGGTGGGTCGTGTGACGAAAGTAGCGGAAACTGGCTACATCTCTATCGCACTGAACGATACCACTGAAGTGGTTATCAAACGTGACTTCGTTGCTGCCGTACTGCCGAAAGGCACGATGAAGGCGCTGTAATCCAACTTTTCCCAAAGGGAACTGCCGTGTTAAACCGTTATCCTTTGTGGAAGTACATCATGCTGGTCGTCGTGCTAATCGTCGGCCTGCTGTACGCACTTCCCAACCTGTATGGTGAGGATCCGGCCGTTCAAATCACTGGCGCGCGCGGTGTCGCCGCCAGTGAGCAAACGCTGATCCAGGTCCAGAAAACGTTACAAGAAGAAAAAATTACCGCTAAGTCTGTGGCACTGGAAGAGGGCGCTATTCTTGCTCGCTTCGACACCACCGACACGCAGCTCCGCGCACGTGAAGCGCTGATGGGCGTGCTGGGTGACAAATATGTCGTGGCGTTAAACCTTGCTCCTGCAACCCCGCGTTGGTTAGCCTCCATCAATGCAGAGCCGATGAAACTCGGTCTCGATCTGCGTGGCGGCGTTCACTTCCTGATGGAAGTGGATATGGATACCGCGCTCGGCAAGCTGCAGGAACAGAACATTGATAGCCTGCGCAGCGATCTGCGTGAAAAAGGCATTCCTTACACCACCGTGCGTAAGGAAGATAACTACGGTCTGAGCATTACCTTCCGTGACGCTACGGCGCGCGATCAGGCGGTGGACTATCTCACTGGTCGTCACCGCGATATGGTGATTTCTCGTCAGGGTAGCAACCAGCTGCGCGCGGTCATGACCGATGTGCGTCTGAGCGAAGCGCGTGAATACGCGGTTCAGCAGAACATCAATATCCTGCGTAACCGTGTGAACCAGCTGGGCGTTGCTGAGCCGCTGGTACAGCGTCAGGGTGCTGACCGTATCGTGGTTGAGCTGCCGGGTATCCAGGACACCGCGCGCGCCAAAGAGATTTTGGGTGCGACTGCCACGCTGGAATTCCGTCTGGTGAACACCAACGTCGATCAATCCGCCGCGGCGTCTGGTCGTGTTCCGGGTGATTCCGAAGTGAAACAGACCCGTGAAGGTCAGCCAGTTGTGCTGTACAAACGCGTGATTCTGACCGGTGACCACATCACCGACTCCACCTCGAATCAGGACGAATACAACCAGCCGCAGGTTAACATCTCGCTGGATAGCGCGGGTGGTAACATCATGTCCAACTTCACGAAGGATAACATCGGTAAACCGATGGCGACCCTGTTCGTGGAGTATAAAGACAGCGGTAAGAAAGATGCCAACGGTCGTGCGATTCTGGTGAAAGAGGAAGAGGTGATTAACATCGCCAACATCCAGTCTCGCCTGGGTAACAGCTTCCGTATTACCGGTATCAACAACCCGAACGAAGCGCGTCAGCTCTCTCTGCTGCTGCGTGCCGGTGCGCTGATTGCGCCAATTCAGATTGTTGAAGAACGGACCATTGGTCCAACACTGGGGATGCAAAACATCACTCAGGGTCTGGAAGCCTGTCTGGCCGGTCTGGCGGTGTCGATTATCTTCATGCTGTTCTTCTACAAGAAGTTTGGCCTGATTGCGACCTCCGCGCTGCTGGCAAACCTGGTACTGATTATCGGGATCATGTCCCTGCTGCCAGGGGCAACGCTGACCATGCCGGGTATCGCGGGTATCGTCCTAACCCTTGCGGTAGCGGTCGATGCCAACGTATTGATAAACGAACGTATTAAAGAAGAACTGAGTAACGGTCGCTCCGTACAACAGGCGATCGATGAAGGTTATAAAGGCGCCTTCAGCTCGATCTTCGATGCGAACGTAACAACACTGATTAAGGTTCTTATCCTGTATGCAGTGGGTACTGGCGCCATCAAAGGCTTTGCTATCACCACCGGTATCGGTGTGGCAACGTCGATGTTTACCGCTATTGTCGGCACCCGTGCCATCGTGAACCTGCTGTATGGCGGCAAGCGCGTCAAAAAGCTGTCTATCTGAGGAGTGCGTTGTGGCACAGGAATATACTGTTGAACAATTGAACCATGGCCGTAAAGTCTGGGACTTTATGCGCTGGGACTACTGGGCCTTCGGCATTTCAGGTTTCCTCCTGATTGTGTCGATCGCCATTATCGGTGTCCGTGGGTTTAACTGGGGTCTGGATTTCACCGGTGGTACGGTGATTGAAATCTCCCTGGAAAAACCGATCGATATGGACCACATGCGCGAATCGCTGCAGAAAGCGGGCTTCGAAGAGCCGCTGCTGCAGAACTTTGGCAGCAGCCGCGACATCATGGTGCGTATGCCTCCGGTTCATGATGCCAATGGCAGCCAGGAGCTGGGCAGCAAGGTGGTTAAGGTCATTAACGAAACCACCAGCCAGGACGCGACGGTTAAACGTATCGAATTCGTCGGCCCAAGCGTTGGGGCCGATCTGGCTCAGACAGGGGCGATGGCGCTGCTGGTTGCGCTGATCTCGATTCTGGTTTACGTCGGTTTCCGCTTCGAATGGCGTCTGGCGGCAGGGGTGGTTATCGCCCTGGCGCACGACGTGGTCATTACGATGGGCGTGCTGTCGCTGTTCCATATTGAGATTGACCTGACCATCGTTGCGTCGCTGATGTCGGTGATCGGTTACTCACTGAACGACAGCATCGTGGTATCTGACCGTATTCGTGAGAACTTCCGTAAGATCCGTCGCGGTACGCCGTACGAAATCTTCAACGTCTCTCTGACCCAAACGTTGCACCGTACGTTGATCACTTCCGGGACGACCTTGATGGTTATCCTGATGCTGTTCCTCTTCGGTGGCCCGGTGCTGGAAGGCTTCTCGCTGACCATGCTGATCGGTGTCTCCATCGGTACGGCGTCTTCTATCTACGTCGCGTCCGCGCTGGCGTTGAAACTGGGCATGAAGCGTGAGCACCTGCTCCAGCAGAAAGTTGAGAAGGAAGGGGCGGATCAGCCGTCCATCCTGCCGTAACGGCAACAGCAATCTGATAACGGAATCCCGGTCGCAAGGCCGGGATTTTTTTATTACAGCCCCCACCAATTTGGTTACTCTCCCTGTAGACGTCAAACGACATGGAGTAATGCCGATGGTCACCCTTTCTTCTGTTCCCCAGCCTGCCGTCTGGCACGGCATCCCTTCCGTTACGCTAAGCGATGAAACCTTGCGTGAGCGTAAAGCTAAAGTATTGCTCCGCATGCAGCAGCAGGGGCTGGACGCGCTGGTTATCTACGCTGACAAAGAGCACGGCGGCAACTTTGAATACCTCACCGGTTTTATTCCGCGCTTTGAAGAGGCGCTGCTGGTGCTGCATTCTACGGGCGAAGCGGTTCTGGTGCTGGGGAATGAAAACCTCAAGCTGGCCGCTCATGCGCGACTCGAGAATCGGGTTGTCCATGCGCCGTGGTTTTCGCTGCCGAATCAGCCGATGGATAATCAACAGTCGCTGCCGGTGCTGCTGAAATCCGCTGGCGTGACGACGGGTAAAACCCTCGGGTTAGCGGGCTGGAAGCTGTTTACGGGCAAGGGCGACGACGTAAGTCAGATGTTCGATCTGCCTGCGTTTATCGTCGATGCGATTCGCCAGGCGGGTGAGGGTACTGCGCATTTGCGCAATGCTACCGGGATTTTTATCGATCCTGACGGCGGAGCCCGCACAACCAACAATGCCAATGAAATCGCGCACTACGAATACGGTGCGAACCTGGCCTCCACGGCGATCCTCACGGCGTTAAACGCCATCGCACCCGGTAAAACCGAAAAAGAGATCGCTTCTCTGCTGGCGGCAGAAGGCCAGCCGAACAATGTGGTGACGATCGCGGCGACGGGCGATCGTTTCGCGTTCGCCAATCTCTACCCCAGCGACAAAGCTATTCAGCGCGGGGATAAATTCTCGCTCACCGCCAGCTACAAAGGCGGGTTAAGCAGCCGGGCGGCTTACGTCGTGGCGGATGCATCGGAGCTTGCGCCCGCGGTTGCTGACTATCTCGACGTGGTGGCTAAACCCTATTTCCAGGCGGTGGTGACCTGGCTTGAACATCTGCACATCGGGATGCGCGGCGGGGAGATGTATGACCTGATTGAGCAGGTTCTGCCGAAAGCTGAGTACCACTGGCAGCTGAATCCGGGGCATCTGGTGGCGGATGAAGAGTGGCTCTGCTCGCCGATTGGCCCGAAATCAGACGCTCTCTTGCGAAGCGGGATGATGCTGCAGATCGATATTATTCCTTCCCGAGCCGGATACGCCGGGGCAAGCATTGAGGATACGGTAGCGCTGGCGGATGAGCCGTTGCGTCAGGCGCTTGCAAGTGAGTATCCTGCGCTGTGGGAGCGGGTGGTGGCGCGCCGGGCGTACATTGCGGAGCATATCGGTATTCAGCTGCCGGATGAGGTGCTGCCGATGTCTAACACCGTGGGCTATTTGCGTCCGTGGCTGCTGGATCAGGGGCGGGCGCTGGTCTGCAAATAGCAAAAAGCCAGCATTGAGCTGGCTTTTGATGCCGGATGGCGCTTCGCTTATCCGGCCTACGGTTCGTGCTGTTGGGATTAGAAGTTGTAACCCACAACCAGGTAACCACCCCAACCGGTAGAACGGACGCTGAAATCACCGTCGCCGAAGTTCAGGCTTGCGTCGTCGTTCCACTGACCACCGTTGTGCCAGTAACGCGCAACTACGGAGTAGTGCCAGTGATCGTAGTTCAGCGCCAGGATGTGGCTGGACGCGATAGAGTTGCTGGTGCGCGCCTGCTTACCGTTGTTGTCGATGAAGTTGTCATCGCCCAGATCGGAACCCCAGTCGAAGTTGGTGAAGCCGATATAGCTCAGGTTACCGCCCCACAGCTGGGTGATCGGTACAAAGTATTTCACTTTGAAACGGTAGCCATCCCACTCGTTTTCGTTAGACGCACCGTAGTTCTGCCACTGGTATTTTGCATACACGTTCATGGACAGGCTCATCGGCAGACCGGTGTCAATGTCCGTACCCAGACCCATGTACCAGGTGCTCTGACGGCCAGACTTGTTGCGGCCCATATCGTAGATGTAGTTGTTCGCCACATACCACTCTTTGAACGGACCGAAGCTCAGGTCTGCGCCTGTCAGCTTGTCGATAGAAAAGCGCGGTTCAATTTCCATGAACAGCGGAGAACCGTGGTTCCAGATACCTTTCGCGTCGGTGTTACCACCGAAGAAGACCGGGGCATCGGCGTAACCGTAGAAATCAAACCAGTCTTTCTTGGCGAAAGCTTCGTATTCCAGGTAGGTATCGTTGCGGATCTGTGGTCCGAAGCGGGTGTGGTAGCTGCCTACCACGTTGACGCTCTGGTGCCACCAGTCGGAAACATATTCAGGTTTTGAATTTTCTGCTGCGTTAACAGCGAAAGAGGAAGAAAGTGCCAGAACTGCACCGGCTGCTAATAATGTTTTTTTCATAATCATGCCACTGATTGAAAATCCCTTCCGGGATGTGAAAGATGCGCGATTTGCGTTTCTAAATATTTCGTGTTTCTGCGGAGCCTATTATAGGAATCCCTGCTCACAAAAATATGTGTTGTTTCACATATCTCTCATACGCGTAATCGATTGCGTTCACGTTTGCGTACTTTAAACGGCGGGGATTGTAACGGCAATCATTCATGTTGCCAATATTTGCGGAATGTAAGGGGGAGCGGAACGCGGTAAACGTTCCGCTGGAAGATGTTACTGAACGGCGGGCTGGATATCGTGGATGCGGATGAAACCTAACTGTTCCGGCGTTGTGCCGTTCAATTGCAGCGGGATATCGACATCGCTCGGAGCCAGCACGCTGGCCGGAGCCGTCACCAGCTGATTCTGCACGTTCACTTCCTGATAACTCTCGGTCGTGCCCTGCAGCTGGCCCCACTCGACGGTGCCGCTAAACGCCGGGAGCGGATCGTTGGACTGGCCCTGAATACGCAGCGTCGCGCGCGTGCCGTCGGCGTTTGGTGCAACGTTCACCAGCGACATGCGCAGCGTACCGATCTGGCTTTTCAGCAGGGCAGGCGTGTTCGCGCCCGGCAGCAGGTACACACCGCTGCTGGATTTGGCATTCAGCGCGTTTTGCTGGGTGATCTTGACCGTCTCCTGGTTCAGCTTCGTCATCGCCGTATTGAGCGTGTTCACGCTCTGTTTCATCTGGCGTACTTCGCTTTGCTGCGCGCAGGCGCTGAGGGTGAAGAGACTTCCCACCACGAGAATTCTTAGGTAACGTCTTGTCATTGCGTTTAATTCCCTGAAATAACGGATTGCCCTAATGGTAGTCAGGAACACGCCGTCAGGTATAGATCCTTTGTCTCAAAAACGCTCTTCCTTTGTTGTGGGCCCAGTTCGGGGTAAAATAGAGTTCAGTTAACCAGATAGCCAGGACACCGTATGCATTGCCCATTCTGTTCCGCTGTGGATACCAAAGTAATCGACTCCCGTCTTGTAGGTGAAGGCTCCTCGGTCCGCCGTCGTCGGCAGTGTCTGGTGTGCAACGAACGTTTCACCACCTTCGAGGTGGCAGAGCTGGTGATGCCGCGCGTGGTGAAAAGTAACGATGTGCGCGAGCCGTTCAACGAAGAGAAACTGCGCAGAGGGATGCTAAAAGCACTGGAAAAACGGCCAGTCAGCGCAGATGACGTCGAAATGGCGCTTAATCACATTAAATCGCATCTGCGTGGCACCGGCGAGCGCGAAGTGCCGAGCAAAATGATCGGCAACCTGGTGATGGAGCAGCTTAAAAAGCTCGATAAAGTGGCCTACATCCGCTTCGCGTCTGTCTATCGCAGCTTCGAAGACATCAAAGAATTCGGCGAAGAGATCGCCCGCCTACAGGATTAAGCCCATGCAGGATGAGATTTACATGGCGCGAGCGATGAAGCTCGCGCAGCGCGGACGATTCACCACCCATCCCAATCCGAACGTTGGCTGCGTCATTGTCAAAGACGGCGAGATCGTCGGCGAAGGTTTTCACTATCGCGCCGGTGAGCCGCACGCAGAAGTTCACGCGCTACGTATGGCGGGCGAAAAAGCCCGCGGCGCGACGGCCTATGTGACGCTGGAGCCCTGCAGCCATCACGGGCGCACGCCGCCATGCTGCGAAGCGCTAATCGCGGCGGGTGTGGCGCGGGTCGTCACCTCTATGCAGGACCCGAACCCGCAGGTGGCGGGGCGCGGACTGTATCGCCTGCAGCAAGAGGGGATCGACGTCAGCCACGGGCTGATGATGAACGATGCCGAGGCGCTGAATAAAGGTTTTCTCAAGCGCATGCGGACCGGTTTTCCGTACATCCAGCTGAAGCTGGGCGCATCCGTCGACGGTCGTACGGCGATGGCCAGCGGTGAAAGCCAGTGGATCACCTCCCCGCAGGCAAGGCGCGATGTGCAACGTCTGCGCGCGCAAAGCCATGCTATTCTCACCAGCAGTGAAACGGTGCTGGCGGATGATCCGGCGATGACCGTGCGCTGGGACGAGCTCGACGCCGACACCCAGGCGCTCTATCCGCAAGAGAATCTGCGCCAGCCGCTGCGCATTGTACTGGATCGTCAGAATCGCGTCACACCCGCGCACCGCATCGTGCAGCAGCCGGGCGAAACCTGGATTGCGCGTACCCAGGAAGATGGCCGCGAATGGCCGGAAACCGTGCGCAGCTTCATGGTGCCGGAGCATAACGGCCACATCGATTTAGTGGTGATGATGATGCTGCTCGGCAAACAGCAGGTGAACAGCATCTGGGTCGAAGCTGGCCCGACGCTTGCCGGTGCGCTGTTGCAGGCAGGGCTGGTGGATGAACTGATTGTCTACGTTGCGCCTAAACTGTTAGGTGACGATGCGCGCGGCCTGTTTGTGCTGCCCGGCCTTGAAAAACTGGCCGACGCACCGCAGCTCAAATTTAGCGAAATTCGGCAGGTTGGCCCGGACGTGTGCCTGCATTTAACCCCTGCGTGAGGCTTTCTGAAATAGAGAAGCAGTGCGCGAAGTATTATGATAAAATCCGCCCCCCTGCGGGGCCAAATGAACCCGTAAAGGAAGAGTATGAATATTATTGAAGCTGCTGTTGCTACCCCGGACGCTCGCGTCGCCATCACTATTGCGCGTTTCAACAACTTCATCAACGACAGCCTGCTGGACGGCGCGATTGACGCCCTGAAACGTATTGGCCAGGTCAAAGATGACAATATTACCGTTGTTTGGGTTCCAGGTGCCTACGAACTGCCGTTGGCAGCGGGCGCTTTGGCGAAAACCGGTAAATACGACGCGGTGATTGCGCTGGGTACGGTCATTCGTGGCGGCACTGCTCACTTCGAATACGTGGCGGGTGGTGCAAGCAATGGTCTGGCGCACGTGGCACAGGATTCTGAAATTCCTGTCGCATTCGGCGTACTGACCACCGAAAGTATTGAACAAGCCATCGAACGCGCTGGCACCAAAGCCGGTAACAAAGGTGCAGAAGCTGCACTGACCGCGCTGGAAATGATCAACGTATTGAAAGCCATTAAGGCCTGATTTTTTTGTAAGGGGAATTCCGTGAAACCTGCTGCTCGTCGCCGCGCCCGTGAGTGTGCCGTCCAGGCGCTCTACTCCTGGCAGTTGTCCCAGAACGACATCGCTGATGTTGAATACCAGTTCCTGGCGGAACAAGACGTCAAAGACGTTGACGTCCTGTACTTCCGTGAACTGCTGTCGGGAGTGGCGACTAATAGCGCGTATCTCGACGGTCTGATGAAGCCGTACCTGTCCCGTCTGCTCGAAGAGCTGGGCCAGGTTGAGAAAGCAGTGCTGCGCATTGCGCTGTTTGAGCTGTCTAAACG
It includes:
- the tgt gene encoding tRNA guanosine(34) transglycosylase Tgt translates to MKFELDTTDGRARRGRLVFDRGVVETPAFMPVGTYGTVKGMTPEEVEATGAQIILGNTFHLWLRPGQEVMKLHGDLHDFMQWKGPILTDSGGFQVFSLGDIRKITEQGVHFRNPINGDPIFLDPEKSMEIQYDLGSDIVMIFDECTPYPADWDYAKRSMEMSLRWAKRSRDRFDGLENKNALFGIIQGSVYEDLRDISVKGLVEIGFDGYAVGGLAVGEPKEDMHRILEHVCPQIPADKPRYLMGVGKPEDLVEGVRRGIDMFDCVMPTRNARNGHLFVTDGVVKIRNAKHKNDTSTLDAECDCYTCRHYSRAYLYHLDRCNEILGARLNTIHNLRYYQRLMAGLRKAIEEGKLESFVTDFYQRQGRDVPPLNVD
- the yajC gene encoding preprotein translocase subunit YajC; its protein translation is MSFFISDAVAATGAPSQGSPMSLILMLVVFGLIFYFMILRPQQKRTKEHKNLMNSIAKGDEVLTNGGLVGRVTKVAETGYISIALNDTTEVVIKRDFVAAVLPKGTMKAL
- the secD gene encoding protein translocase subunit SecD: MLNRYPLWKYIMLVVVLIVGLLYALPNLYGEDPAVQITGARGVAASEQTLIQVQKTLQEEKITAKSVALEEGAILARFDTTDTQLRAREALMGVLGDKYVVALNLAPATPRWLASINAEPMKLGLDLRGGVHFLMEVDMDTALGKLQEQNIDSLRSDLREKGIPYTTVRKEDNYGLSITFRDATARDQAVDYLTGRHRDMVISRQGSNQLRAVMTDVRLSEAREYAVQQNINILRNRVNQLGVAEPLVQRQGADRIVVELPGIQDTARAKEILGATATLEFRLVNTNVDQSAAASGRVPGDSEVKQTREGQPVVLYKRVILTGDHITDSTSNQDEYNQPQVNISLDSAGGNIMSNFTKDNIGKPMATLFVEYKDSGKKDANGRAILVKEEEVINIANIQSRLGNSFRITGINNPNEARQLSLLLRAGALIAPIQIVEERTIGPTLGMQNITQGLEACLAGLAVSIIFMLFFYKKFGLIATSALLANLVLIIGIMSLLPGATLTMPGIAGIVLTLAVAVDANVLINERIKEELSNGRSVQQAIDEGYKGAFSSIFDANVTTLIKVLILYAVGTGAIKGFAITTGIGVATSMFTAIVGTRAIVNLLYGGKRVKKLSI
- the secF gene encoding protein translocase subunit SecF — encoded protein: MAQEYTVEQLNHGRKVWDFMRWDYWAFGISGFLLIVSIAIIGVRGFNWGLDFTGGTVIEISLEKPIDMDHMRESLQKAGFEEPLLQNFGSSRDIMVRMPPVHDANGSQELGSKVVKVINETTSQDATVKRIEFVGPSVGADLAQTGAMALLVALISILVYVGFRFEWRLAAGVVIALAHDVVITMGVLSLFHIEIDLTIVASLMSVIGYSLNDSIVVSDRIRENFRKIRRGTPYEIFNVSLTQTLHRTLITSGTTLMVILMLFLFGGPVLEGFSLTMLIGVSIGTASSIYVASALALKLGMKREHLLQQKVEKEGADQPSILP
- a CDS encoding M24 family metallopeptidase → MPMVTLSSVPQPAVWHGIPSVTLSDETLRERKAKVLLRMQQQGLDALVIYADKEHGGNFEYLTGFIPRFEEALLVLHSTGEAVLVLGNENLKLAAHARLENRVVHAPWFSLPNQPMDNQQSLPVLLKSAGVTTGKTLGLAGWKLFTGKGDDVSQMFDLPAFIVDAIRQAGEGTAHLRNATGIFIDPDGGARTTNNANEIAHYEYGANLASTAILTALNAIAPGKTEKEIASLLAAEGQPNNVVTIAATGDRFAFANLYPSDKAIQRGDKFSLTASYKGGLSSRAAYVVADASELAPAVADYLDVVAKPYFQAVVTWLEHLHIGMRGGEMYDLIEQVLPKAEYHWQLNPGHLVADEEWLCSPIGPKSDALLRSGMMLQIDIIPSRAGYAGASIEDTVALADEPLRQALASEYPALWERVVARRAYIAEHIGIQLPDEVLPMSNTVGYLRPWLLDQGRALVCK
- a CDS encoding nucleoside-specific channel-forming protein Tsx, with the protein product MKKTLLAAGAVLALSSSFAVNAAENSKPEYVSDWWHQSVNVVGSYHTRFGPQIRNDTYLEYEAFAKKDWFDFYGYADAPVFFGGNTDAKGIWNHGSPLFMEIEPRFSIDKLTGADLSFGPFKEWYVANNYIYDMGRNKSGRQSTWYMGLGTDIDTGLPMSLSMNVYAKYQWQNYGASNENEWDGYRFKVKYFVPITQLWGGNLSYIGFTNFDWGSDLGDDNFIDNNGKQARTSNSIASSHILALNYDHWHYSVVARYWHNGGQWNDDASLNFGDGDFSVRSTGWGGYLVVGYNF
- a CDS encoding DUF3251 domain-containing protein is translated as MTRRYLRILVVGSLFTLSACAQQSEVRQMKQSVNTLNTAMTKLNQETVKITQQNALNAKSSSGVYLLPGANTPALLKSQIGTLRMSLVNVAPNADGTRATLRIQGQSNDPLPAFSGTVEWGQLQGTTESYQEVNVQNQLVTAPASVLAPSDVDIPLQLNGTTPEQLGFIRIHDIQPAVQ
- the nrdR gene encoding transcriptional regulator NrdR yields the protein MHCPFCSAVDTKVIDSRLVGEGSSVRRRRQCLVCNERFTTFEVAELVMPRVVKSNDVREPFNEEKLRRGMLKALEKRPVSADDVEMALNHIKSHLRGTGEREVPSKMIGNLVMEQLKKLDKVAYIRFASVYRSFEDIKEFGEEIARLQD
- the ribD gene encoding bifunctional diaminohydroxyphosphoribosylaminopyrimidine deaminase/5-amino-6-(5-phosphoribosylamino)uracil reductase RibD produces the protein MQDEIYMARAMKLAQRGRFTTHPNPNVGCVIVKDGEIVGEGFHYRAGEPHAEVHALRMAGEKARGATAYVTLEPCSHHGRTPPCCEALIAAGVARVVTSMQDPNPQVAGRGLYRLQQEGIDVSHGLMMNDAEALNKGFLKRMRTGFPYIQLKLGASVDGRTAMASGESQWITSPQARRDVQRLRAQSHAILTSSETVLADDPAMTVRWDELDADTQALYPQENLRQPLRIVLDRQNRVTPAHRIVQQPGETWIARTQEDGREWPETVRSFMVPEHNGHIDLVVMMMLLGKQQVNSIWVEAGPTLAGALLQAGLVDELIVYVAPKLLGDDARGLFVLPGLEKLADAPQLKFSEIRQVGPDVCLHLTPA
- the ribE gene encoding 6,7-dimethyl-8-ribityllumazine synthase, which codes for MNIIEAAVATPDARVAITIARFNNFINDSLLDGAIDALKRIGQVKDDNITVVWVPGAYELPLAAGALAKTGKYDAVIALGTVIRGGTAHFEYVAGGASNGLAHVAQDSEIPVAFGVLTTESIEQAIERAGTKAGNKGAEAALTALEMINVLKAIKA
- the nusB gene encoding transcription antitermination factor NusB, with the protein product MKPAARRRARECAVQALYSWQLSQNDIADVEYQFLAEQDVKDVDVLYFRELLSGVATNSAYLDGLMKPYLSRLLEELGQVEKAVLRIALFELSKRQDVPYKVAINEAIELAKTFGAEDSHKFVNGVLDKAAPAIRPHKK